A segment of the Panacibacter ginsenosidivorans genome:
CTAAAATAGAAGCAAAAGGTGGTGTGCTGGGTGCAGGTGAATCAGTATCTGTTAATCCGGGTTTTTCAAATGCACAATACAAACAATCTCCTTTCTATGGCAATTATGGTTTTACTACCACAGGAAATAAAGCCGCCACAGGCTATGCGCCTAACAATTATATTCTGAACATTTTAGGCTCTACCAATGATCCAAGAATCGAAAGGTTCTTTACAACAGTTGGCGGCTTTTATGTTGGTTGTGATTATGGGTTGATTACTGGTAATCCGTTTGGCGCACAAGCCTCTTATTTTGGTGAGGGTATAGCAAAAAGTGGAGATCAGGATCAATGGCTGATCCCATCATTTGAAAGCATGTTCTTTGAAGCAGAGGCTATTGCCAGAGGATGGATGCCCGGTGATGCAAGAACAGCTTTTGAAGCTGCCATAACAGAATCATTTGTTTGGCTTGGTGTGGAAGATGCAGAAACTGCGGCCGCAGATTATATTGCCAATACAGATATTGCCAACTGGGATAATGCCGGAGAAACCGCAGAAGACCAGGCTAAATTTATTGCATTGCAGAAATACATAGCCATTACCTGTATAGACGCAAGAGAAGCATGGGCAGACCAAAGGAGATTACATTTTTTACCCGAAGGTTTTATAACGTTTAACCCAAGCAGGCTTGCAGATGAGTTACCGTTGCGCTTACTATATCCGCAAAGTGAATACACTACCAATGCAGAAAGCGTGCAGGCTGTTGGAACCATTAACCAGTTTACCACAAAAATTTTCTGGGAACCTTAATCGAACTTACTGACTAAAAAAGAAAACTAATATGAAACTACATAAAATAAATTCTTCTGCATTAGCCGTTGCGTTAATGGCTGTAAGTCTTACAGGTTGCCTTAAAGACAAGGATTATGACAATGGCCTTATTCAATCTGTGCATGCAACAGGTGCGACACCAAGCGTGGTAGAAATAAAATTAACAGCAGGAGATGTAAGCAATTTCCTGATTGCATCTTACGATAATTCTGATGCAGATACAACTGTTGATCTGATACCTGTAAATCTTGCAACACATGATGCCGCACCGGAAGACCTGCATATAACATTATCGCCAAAGCAGAGTTTGGTGGATAATTATAATGCAGCAAATGGAAGTGAATACGGAGATCCATCTGCCTTCTTTTCTGTTGAAGATGGCGGCGTGGTAACCATTCCAAAAGGCTCCCATACAGGATTTTTGAAAATAAAATTTAAACCTTCTGATTTTCTGGGAGGCGCATGGGCCGTTGGTTTTGAAATAACCAGTATCCAGGAATCCGGTTATACTATCAGCGGGAATTTGAAGACGGGTATCGTAGCTTTAGTTATCAAAAATGCATACGATGGTATTTATACATCTACAGGATATTTGTATCATCCAAGTGCACCACGTAGTCTGGCTGATAACAAAACAGTTTCAACCATCGACGCCAATACTGTATCGGTAACATTAGGTGATCTGGGTGGTGCCGGTTATGAAGCCTGGCTTACCGTAGATCCTGTTACCAATAAGGTAACTGTAACAGCAGCCCCCGGCGCAGCAGGTGCACCCTATACGCAATTTGACGATGGATTACCAACAACAAATCCCGGCTATACAGCACAATGGGATGGCTCTGCTCAGTGTAACAATACTTATGATCCCGCAACGCATACTTTTTATGTTCGCTATGGCTACCAGGGATCAACTGGCTGGCGGGTTACAGAAGAAATACTGGTAAAGCAATAAATAAAACAGGAACCAAAATTGTAAAACCGTTTCAACTATTTTGAAGCGGTTTTTTTTATGATAGTATACTTTTTCCCTATCTGATGTAACACGTATTAAACCAGGTTGCGTCGCACTCTTGTACTTCCTGTTCTTTGCTCACCAAAGCGTAAACCGCTGAAGAGTGCGACGCAACGAAAGTATAATAGTAGTAATGTAGCCCCGGCTCATAAAAGTTATTACACAACCATTGTAAACTCTATGACTAATTGTGCAGCTGTTTTTAAACAGTTTGCATGATTAATTATTTAGTCATGAGCGAAACAAAAGCTACTTCATTAGAACATCAAAAGGAAACGGTAAGAGTTGAAACATTTAGCGATGGCGTTTTTTGTATAGCTATTACGTTATTATCGATAGAGATAGGAGTGGAGGTTACAGGGCATACGACAGATAAAGATTTAACTGAAGCACTGATCAGTAAATGGCCGATATGTCTTGCCTATGTAATTAGTTTTGTAAATGTGCTGCTGGCATGGATCGGGCATCATGGATTGTTTAAAAACTTGAGAGATACTGACAATGCTGTAATGATAAGTAACGGTTTGCTCTTAATGCTTGTGGCGTTGGTGCCATTTCCTACAAAAACATTGGGTATGTTCCTGATAACTGATGCGCTGAAAACAGCAGTTATATTTTATACCGGCTATTTTGTACTGATCAGTATTGCTTTTAAACTGCTTTGGTACACTGCATCTCGTAACAAAAATTTATTGGTGCACGGTATTACTGATGCACAAATAAACCAAACCACAAAAAGTGAAAATATTGGGTTAGTGTGCAACATTATTATAATGCTGGTTGCATTCATTAATCCATGGATTTCGTTGTTGTTAAGTTTTGTAATGTGGATCTATTGGATATGGATAGCATAAAAAAGCAGAAGTATCAGACTTCTGCTTTTTCCCTCGCTTTCTTTATCGAAGAAACATCTTCAGTAAGATTATAATCTTTTATCACTCTTAATACCTCAGCCACTCCCCAGGCCTGCGCCACGCAGCCTCTCGGATGATGGGGGGCATCTGCATCAAATATTTCTGATACACTTCCGATACAACCTTCATTTAAGTGATAAGCAAAATCATCAATGATCTTTTTCACTTTTGACTTTTGACTTTTCACTTTCATTAATGCATCAACATACGGGCCAAGCAGCCAGCTCCAAACGGTACCTTCATGATAAGCAGAGTCACGATGCCAGGCATCTCCACCATAGACAGGTATATAATGTGAATCTGTTTTAGGAAGGCTTTTAAGTCCCACCGGCGTGTAAAGGTTGTCTTCTACAACCTGCAATACTGCAGCAGCTTTTGCTTCTTCTATTAAGGGATACGGCAAACTGATTGCAAACAATTGGTTTGGTCTTAGTGTTGGATCAGGATAATTGTTTTCACCGATCACATCATAGAGATAATTACCTTCTGCATACCAAAACTTTTCTTCGAAACTTTGTTTTGTTTTTGCTGCACTTAACTCAACAATGTCTGCATCATTTTCCTGTTCATTCATGCGTAGTAAGTCAGCAAATATTTTTAAAGCATTATACCACAAAGCCTGTATCTCTACCGGCTTACCCATACGTGGCGTAACTACCCATGTTCCTATACGTGCATCCATCCATGTTAACTGCTGACCAAATTCTCCTGCATACAATAATCCATCTTCCTCAACATGGATATTGTAACGGGTGCCTTTATAATGCCAGTCGATGATTTCTTTTATTACAGGTAAAATTTCATGTATGACAAAATCTCTGTCACCTGTTGCTTCCAAATATTTTTTTATGGCGATGAAATACCATAACGTTCCATCCACATTGTTATATTCCGGAGCTTCACCATTATCCTGGAAGCGATTGGGTAACATACCCATACTCACACTTTTGGCAAAAGATGCAAGAATTTTCTTTGCATCTTCATACCTGCCGGTGCTCAAACATAAGCCAGATAAGGATATCATGGTATCACGCCCCCAATCGGTGAACCAGTGATAGCCTGCAATAACTGTAGCCCCCTCTAAATCCCCCCGGTGAGGGAGACTTTCGGAATTGTTCTTTTTACAATGAACTGGTCTGCTGCTAATGTTAATATTTGTTCAACTGTACTGCTGAAAGGTTGTTCTAGTAAGCCTTCTCTTCTTTGTTTTTCTTTCAATAATAATTCAATTGCATTTTTACCGGAGGGATCCTCTGTTGTAAGAATGATGCCAAGGGTATCACCTTGTTTTAGTTCAACTAAAAATTTTCCATGATTGAATAAGTCTTCCACAAAATCCAATCCCCGGTATTGTTCTATGCTGTAATTGAAATTATAAAACCAGTTTGGATGGTGTTCATATTTTGCATCGGGAACTTTTATAAATATTTCAGGCGTGCTTTCGTAAACTTTTGTTTTAAAGACATTGTTGTTGAATAATACATCCCAATGCGCATCATTGTTTGCATGCATCATGCTGTGATAACCACGAACAGCTAGTAATGGAAGCAGTTCCAGTGTAAATGTCTTTGCCGCTTTTACAACTTCATAAATTATAACTGTTGTATTTTCTCCATGAACCATTGCAATCGTTTTCTTTACTTCGACACCATTCACTTCATGGATCCACTCCGGAAATATTTCTTTCTTAAATGATGAAAGGTATTGATAGCCTTGTGGTGCAATAGTATCGCCGTAATTGTTTGTTCCTAATTCAAACCGTTCGTTGTTAATAATGATCGTTTCATCAAGTTTGCTTATAAGGTTCATTCGTTCTGCAGGTGGCACAGTTGCGGCCATTAATAAACTGTGATAGCGTCTTGTATTGCAGCCAATAACAGATGAACCGCTCCAACCGCCAAGGCCATTGGTTTCAAGCCATTCATGTTGAATTGCTTCATTATAGTCTGACAGCACAGTTTTATTTTTTTGTAACAGCATAAATTTTTTTTGTAGTAAGCAGTATAACTTTCTTCAACATAGTTGTGTCACTCACTTGTACTTTCAAAACAGTTGTCAGCTATCACGTATCAGCATTCTGTAATGCCAAACATATTTAACCGAAACCTGATTGCTGATTGCTGAAACCCATTATTCAGCACAAGTGTGCGACGCAACAAAAGCATCATACCTGTTCTGCTGCAGGGCTCATAATTTTTTCTTCTGTATTTTCTATTAGAGGTGTTGATATTCTTTGTATCAGTTCTGCCACAACACCCGTCCAGCCTGTTTGATGTGAAGCGCCAACACCGCGTGCCGTATCTCCATGAAAATATTCATAGAATAAAACAAGGTCTTTGAAATGTGGATCATCGCGGTACAGTGCATAGTTATCATTCACAGGCCTGTTACCATTTTCATCCTTTCTAAAAATTGAAACCAGCCGGTTTGCAATGTCATTCGCCACATCTCTTATCTTAACTATATTTCCCGAGCCTGTTGGCAATTCAACTTTTGATTCTCCTTTGTAGTAATCGCAATATTGCTGCAAAGCCAGCACCAGTAAATAATTCATCGGCATCCACACAGGGCCGCGCCAATTACTATTGCCGCCAAACAATGAACTGGTTCCTTCACCTGGCTGATAATCCAAGCCGAATTCCTGCCCATCTATTGTTACGTGATAACCATGTTTATGAATCTCTGAAATAGAACGTATGCCGCCCTTGCTTAAAAATTCATTTTCATCCAGCAATGCTTTCAATAATTTTTCTAATCTTTTTCTTGGCACGAGTGATAATAAAATATCGTCATGATCTTTTAATTCTTCGATCACTAAATATTGCTGGTTATGCTCACGATATTTCTGGAACCATTTTAACCTTCGGTGAAACTCCGGTACTTTATCGAGCAGATCTTTTTTCAAAACAAACACAGCAAACAAAGTACTCAGGCCAACAAGGCTTCTTACTTTCACAGGAATATATTTGCCACCGGGCATTGAGAGTACATCATAAAAAAATCCTTCTTCATCATCCCAGCTTCCCGTCCAATCTTCACCGAGGCGATTAAGTGATTCTGCTATATAAATAAAATGCTCAAAGAATTTGGTGGTTACATCTTCATAATTGGGATTGTGCTGCGAAATTTCAAGCGCCATTTCCAACATATTCAAACAATACATCGCCATCCAGCTGGTTCCATCAGCTTGTTCTAACATGCCTCCACCTGGAATTGCACTGCTGCGGTCGAATACGCCAATGTTATCAAGACCTAAGAAGCCTCCTTCAAAAACATTTTTGCCATGATGGTCTTTTCGGTTAACCCACCAGGTAAAATTGATGAGTAGTTTTTGAAAAACCTTTTCAAGAAAATCAATATCTCCTTTGCCTGTTTTTGCTTTATCCATTTTATATACCTGCAAACAACTCCATGCATGCACAGGAGGGTTTACATCACTAAAGGCCCATTCGTATGCAGGCAATTGTCCATTGGGATGCATGTACCACTCACGCAAAAAAAGTATAAGCTGGTCTTTGGCAAACTGCGGATCGATCATAGAAAGTGGCACACAATGAAAAGCCAGGTCCCATGCGGCATACCACGGGTATTCCCATTTATCGGGCATAGAAATAATATCTTCATTGTTGAGTGTATGCCATTTATGATTGCGTCCATGCTTGCGCTGTTCAGGTGGTGGTGGCTGCCCTTCGTCTCCGTTCAGCCACCGCGGAATATCTATGTTGAAATATTGTTTACTCCATAACATACCTGCAAATGCCTGGCGCTGTATGTTACGCAGATCCTCGTCTTTTGTAGTATGAATATTATTGTAAAATTCATCTGCATCCTGTACACGCTCTTCAAAAATAAAATCGTATGCATCCCCCAATGGATTTTCATGCATTAATACATGCTTGCTCAAACGAAGCTTTATCGTTTCGGATGAACCTCCGGCAATATTCAGATGATACAACGGCGAAAATTTGGTGCCAGACTCTTTGCCTTGCAGCAATTTGTAATCATTATTTATAACTGCATGATGAAATGCATCTTTTACAAAAGGGCTTTCATTGGGTGTGCCGTATAAACGTTCTTTGTTGGTTTCATTTTCGGTGAATAAAGTTCTATCCGGTTTTTCAAAATATAAATGATATTCATCCACCCAATAATGATTTACTTCTGCCATGCCATACCTGTCATTCATTTCTCTAAGAGCGATAAAAGGTTTCTGATGCATTAATCCAAAACTCCAGTGGTTGCGCATCCAGATCGTTGGCAGTAAAGCTATGTAAGCCGCAGACTTACTGCGGTTATGTACGGTGATACGAATGCAGATATCTTCTTCTGTATTTTTTGCATACTCTGTAAATACATCAAAATAATTTCCATTGTCAAACAAGCCCGTATCAAGCAATTCATATTCTTTTTCAAATTTGTTACGGTTGCGATTTGTATTTACAAGATCAGCATAAGGAAATACTGCCTGTGGATACTTATACAAATGTTTCATGTAAGAATGCGTAGGCGTATTATCCAGATAGTAATATAACTCTTTTACATCTTCACCATGATTACCTTCATTGCCTGTAAGCCCAAACAAACGCTCTTTTAAAATGGGATCTTTTCCATTCCACATGGCAATAGAAAAACAAATGCGTTGCATATCATCGCTGATACCTGCAATACCATCTTCGCCCCAGCGGTACACACGGCTGCGTGCATGATCGTGCGGAAAATAATCCCAGGCATTACCATACTCGCTGTAGTCCTCACGTACAGTGCCCCATTGACGTTCACTTAAATATGGGCCCCATTTTTTCCAAAGTGGATTTTGCAAACGATGCTGTTCGCTGTTCATGTTTTTATTTTTATGTAGTGAGCTTTTGTTATGCTATGATGCTTTGCTTGTGTCACTCACTTGTACGTTCTGAACAATGATGAGCAATGAACAAAACGTACAAGAGTGCGACGCAACAGGTGGTGCCATAGTATACAACGGCCGGGTAAATAAATTTCCTGCTAAAGAATATAAGTGCTTATATATTTCTATCCATTATCCTCAAAGCCCGGGTATAAAGTCATTCCGCCATCCACAAACAAGGTAGTGCCGTTAATATAGTCCGCGTCATCGCTTGCTAAAAACACCGCAGCTTTACCAATATCTTCTACCTGGCCGATGCGTTTTTCAGGAATGAGTTTGAGTAATTCCTGCAGGTGCGCCTGCGTGTCCCATGCATCATGATTGATAGGCGTTGCAATTGCGCCCGGCGCAATACTGTTGATGCGGATTTTCTTTGGCGCATATTCCTGGGCAATGGTTTTCATCATTAACATCACGCCACCTTTACTGGCTGCATAATTTGCATGGCCGGCCCATGGAATAACTTCATGCACACTGCTCATGCAAATAATTTTTCCTGCTGCTTTGCTTTTAGTTTCATCAATACCTCTTCTCAAAAATTCTTTGATGGCTTCCCTTGCACAAAGGAACTGCCCGGTAAGATTTACGCCTAATACAAAGTTCCATTGTTCCAATGTCATTTCTACAAATTTTGCATCACGCTGGAGGCCTGCATTGTTTACCAGTATATCAACTGTGCCAAATTGAGCAATAGTATCTGTAAACATTTTTATCACTTCATCTTCTTTACTTACATCGCATTGATAAGAGATTGCTTTACCACCTGCTGCTGTAATATTTGCCACAACTGCATCTGCCATAGGTTTTGCGCCGGCTACCGGGTAATTAACTATTACAGTTGCACCGGCTTTAGCCATTTCCTTTGCACATCCTGCACCTATGCCACTGCTGGCACCGGTAATGATAGCTATTTGTCCGTTTAATTTTTTATCCATGTTTGTATTTTGTTTTATTGTTAATAGAGTGTTCCTATGGAAGAATATGTTGCAAATTCTTTTCCTTCCAATGCTTTTTTGATCAATGAAATTTCAAAGTCTGTTATAATGTTAGTGTAATATTTATAAACATCCTCAGCAGTCTCAAAAGGATTAGGGTAATGATGGCTATTGTTGCAATTCTTATTGGCCATATAATAAAAATAATCAGCAGCCTGTAATCTGCTCCATACTTCCAGCAAATACGGATCATTTGTATACATTACCATTTTCTCCAGGCTATAAATTTTTTTAAGTGTGTTATTCTGCATCATATTATCGCACCATACACAACATTCTTTTGTTTTATCTTCCCATGAAATGGTGTGCGGTACATCATACACATCTAAAGCTTCATAATTATCTATGGCACCTGAAGCGGTTGCAAAATCAAAACTCGTTTCTTTCAAAACCTCTGCCGGTAAAGCTTCCAGAAAATCAAATATGCCTGAGCTTTCTTTTTTGTGCACACCAAATGTTTCGTAATCCATAAAGAGATTAATAATATCTGTCTCACCGGGATGGGCATGAATCCATTCCGCAAACTTATCAGCAGATAAAGGGTGCTCATTCCACGATGCATCATTAAAACGAAAAGAAATATCATCTGATAAAACAGAATTCCGCAGCAGTAAACCAAAGCTATCAATCCCCGGTGCTTTATATATCTTATTATTTGTTTTGCCTTTTAGTAACCTTTCAATTCCTTCACATAAGATGCCTTTATAACCAAGCGCAGAAATATGTGCTGCCAGATTGTTATTATAAATCAGTTCTGTATTACGGAATACACCGGGCTTCATTCCAAAAATTTCTTCAATTAAATGACTATGTTTTTCAACCTGCCTGTCAAATTCTTTTTTAGAATGTAAAAAGCTTAAGGAGTGATAATACGTTTCTGCCAGTATCTCTACGTAGCCTGTATCAACCAGTTCTTTAAAAGAATCAATCACATCGGGCCTGTGTTTTTGTAGCAGATCAATCAATACACCACTTAAGGAAAAATTGACTTTGAATTTACCCGCATGTTTAATGATGGCAGATAAAATGATCTTGTTGGCTGGTAAATAACAGGCATCTGCTAAAGTATCGATCGCAGCTACATCAGCCGTTGCGTCTTCATAACAGTGACTTACACCCACTTCTTTTGAGCTGTATTGTTTTAATTGAAAAGGATGGTGCACTTTAAAGAATAAGCAAACGGAAGACATAGATTGTATTAAGCATTGTAAAAGTAGTAATAGCAGAGGCCCTGAATTGTCAGCGAAATGATAATTAACAACAGATATTAGTTCCGGATGAATTGATCATTTAACTCGATTTTTTTACGGTTGTAAAATAACATGCCTGAATCTCTCAATTCATTGAATAATACGTTTACACTTTGCCTTGATGTAGCTATTACTGCAGCAATATCACTATGCGTTAAATAGTTATTCAGCACTATTTTATTGCCCATACGATTGCCATCCGTTGTTGCCCAATTCTTAATAAAGCGGATCAGTCTTGCTTTTGCATCGCAGAATACAAGATCAGAATGACGGCTTTCCAGTTTCTTCAGTTTATTGTTTACCATATTGGCATAACTCAATGCCATCATTGGATTCTCCTGTAGTAATTTTTTAAAATCTGCTGCATTAAAACAACAGATAACCGTATTTGCAGTAAGTGCTTCTGCAAACTCATCTACAGTTTTGTTGTTGCTTAAACTAAGATCTCCGAAGATATCCGGTGCGGTAAGGATGTCCTTGATCAGTTCATCATCTGAATCACTGAAATCAGAAAGTTTTATTTTGCCTTGTATTAGCAGGTATATCTTGCTGTAAGCACCTTCACCATA
Coding sequences within it:
- a CDS encoding MGH1-like glycoside hydrolase domain-containing protein, with translation MNSEQHRLQNPLWKKWGPYLSERQWGTVREDYSEYGNAWDYFPHDHARSRVYRWGEDGIAGISDDMQRICFSIAMWNGKDPILKERLFGLTGNEGNHGEDVKELYYYLDNTPTHSYMKHLYKYPQAVFPYADLVNTNRNRNKFEKEYELLDTGLFDNGNYFDVFTEYAKNTEEDICIRITVHNRSKSAAYIALLPTIWMRNHWSFGLMHQKPFIALREMNDRYGMAEVNHYWVDEYHLYFEKPDRTLFTENETNKERLYGTPNESPFVKDAFHHAVINNDYKLLQGKESGTKFSPLYHLNIAGGSSETIKLRLSKHVLMHENPLGDAYDFIFEERVQDADEFYNNIHTTKDEDLRNIQRQAFAGMLWSKQYFNIDIPRWLNGDEGQPPPPEQRKHGRNHKWHTLNNEDIISMPDKWEYPWYAAWDLAFHCVPLSMIDPQFAKDQLILFLREWYMHPNGQLPAYEWAFSDVNPPVHAWSCLQVYKMDKAKTGKGDIDFLEKVFQKLLINFTWWVNRKDHHGKNVFEGGFLGLDNIGVFDRSSAIPGGGMLEQADGTSWMAMYCLNMLEMALEISQHNPNYEDVTTKFFEHFIYIAESLNRLGEDWTGSWDDEEGFFYDVLSMPGGKYIPVKVRSLVGLSTLFAVFVLKKDLLDKVPEFHRRLKWFQKYREHNQQYLVIEELKDHDDILLSLVPRKRLEKLLKALLDENEFLSKGGIRSISEIHKHGYHVTIDGQEFGLDYQPGEGTSSLFGGNSNWRGPVWMPMNYLLVLALQQYCDYYKGESKVELPTGSGNIVKIRDVANDIANRLVSIFRKDENGNRPVNDNYALYRDDPHFKDLVLFYEYFHGDTARGVGASHQTGWTGVVAELIQRISTPLIENTEEKIMSPAAEQV
- a CDS encoding BT_3987 domain-containing protein, producing the protein MKLHKINSSALAVALMAVSLTGCLKDKDYDNGLIQSVHATGATPSVVEIKLTAGDVSNFLIASYDNSDADTTVDLIPVNLATHDAAPEDLHITLSPKQSLVDNYNAANGSEYGDPSAFFSVEDGGVVTIPKGSHTGFLKIKFKPSDFLGGAWAVGFEITSIQESGYTISGNLKTGIVALVIKNAYDGIYTSTGYLYHPSAPRSLADNKTVSTIDANTVSVTLGDLGGAGYEAWLTVDPVTNKVTVTAAPGAAGAPYTQFDDGLPTTNPGYTAQWDGSAQCNNTYDPATHTFYVRYGYQGSTGWRVTEEILVKQ
- a CDS encoding glycoside hydrolase family 57 protein; this translates as MSSVCLFFKVHHPFQLKQYSSKEVGVSHCYEDATADVAAIDTLADACYLPANKIILSAIIKHAGKFKVNFSLSGVLIDLLQKHRPDVIDSFKELVDTGYVEILAETYYHSLSFLHSKKEFDRQVEKHSHLIEEIFGMKPGVFRNTELIYNNNLAAHISALGYKGILCEGIERLLKGKTNNKIYKAPGIDSFGLLLRNSVLSDDISFRFNDASWNEHPLSADKFAEWIHAHPGETDIINLFMDYETFGVHKKESSGIFDFLEALPAEVLKETSFDFATASGAIDNYEALDVYDVPHTISWEDKTKECCVWCDNMMQNNTLKKIYSLEKMVMYTNDPYLLEVWSRLQAADYFYYMANKNCNNSHHYPNPFETAEDVYKYYTNIITDFEISLIKKALEGKEFATYSSIGTLY
- a CDS encoding amylo-alpha-1,6-glucosidase, giving the protein MNISSRPVHCKKNNSESLPHRGDLEGATVIAGYHWFTDWGRDTMISLSGLCLSTGRYEDAKKILASFAKSVSMGMLPNRFQDNGEAPEYNNVDGTLWYFIAIKKYLEATGDRDFVIHEILPVIKEIIDWHYKGTRYNIHVEEDGLLYAGEFGQQLTWMDARIGTWVVTPRMGKPVEIQALWYNALKIFADLLRMNEQENDADIVELSAAKTKQSFEEKFWYAEGNYLYDVIGENNYPDPTLRPNQLFAISLPYPLIEEAKAAAVLQVVEDNLYTPVGLKSLPKTDSHYIPVYGGDAWHRDSAYHEGTVWSWLLGPYVDALMKVKSQKSKVKKIIDDFAYHLNEGCIGSVSEIFDADAPHHPRGCVAQAWGVAEVLRVIKDYNLTEDVSSIKKAREKAEV
- a CDS encoding glycogen debranching enzyme N-terminal domain-containing protein, translated to MLLQKNKTVLSDYNEAIQHEWLETNGLGGWSGSSVIGCNTRRYHSLLMAATVPPAERMNLISKLDETIIINNERFELGTNNYGDTIAPQGYQYLSSFKKEIFPEWIHEVNGVEVKKTIAMVHGENTTVIIYEVVKAAKTFTLELLPLLAVRGYHSMMHANNDAHWDVLFNNNVFKTKVYESTPEIFIKVPDAKYEHHPNWFYNFNYSIEQYRGLDFVEDLFNHGKFLVELKQGDTLGIILTTEDPSGKNAIELLLKEKQRREGLLEQPFSSTVEQILTLAADQFIVKRTIPKVSLTGGI
- a CDS encoding Crp/Fnr family transcriptional regulator → MYEEVKYIYLKSHPLFANAGEQLTKDATALMKVRTISKGENINYGEGAYSKIYLLIQGKIKLSDFSDSDDELIKDILTAPDIFGDLSLSNNKTVDEFAEALTANTVICCFNAADFKKLLQENPMMALSYANMVNNKLKKLESRHSDLVFCDAKARLIRFIKNWATTDGNRMGNKIVLNNYLTHSDIAAVIATSRQSVNVLFNELRDSGMLFYNRKKIELNDQFIRN
- a CDS encoding SusD/RagB family nutrient-binding outer membrane lipoprotein, which produces MKKIQNSILIATLALASCLAGCNKDYLNVNSDPNRTTDDNITPDLIFTQAATNVAMRHIGASPGSEGSTIDLQFAQDWVGYMSNTGDFALPQIESSYNIDFAFGDNAWQRDYGTLFDLYQAKTKALANGNKVLAGAAMILSAKLFQDVVDTYGDVPYSQAFQTNVYKHPVYDKAQDIYNDLQLSLDSAIIYMDEDAPASFATVDVVNHGDQTKWQKFANTLKLRLLIRQSEVPGFNPATEIAKIEAKGGVLGAGESVSVNPGFSNAQYKQSPFYGNYGFTTTGNKAATGYAPNNYILNILGSTNDPRIERFFTTVGGFYVGCDYGLITGNPFGAQASYFGEGIAKSGDQDQWLIPSFESMFFEAEAIARGWMPGDARTAFEAAITESFVWLGVEDAETAAADYIANTDIANWDNAGETAEDQAKFIALQKYIAITCIDAREAWADQRRLHFLPEGFITFNPSRLADELPLRLLYPQSEYTTNAESVQAVGTINQFTTKIFWEP
- a CDS encoding SDR family oxidoreductase; the encoded protein is MDKKLNGQIAIITGASSGIGAGCAKEMAKAGATVIVNYPVAGAKPMADAVVANITAAGGKAISYQCDVSKEDEVIKMFTDTIAQFGTVDILVNNAGLQRDAKFVEMTLEQWNFVLGVNLTGQFLCAREAIKEFLRRGIDETKSKAAGKIICMSSVHEVIPWAGHANYAASKGGVMLMMKTIAQEYAPKKIRINSIAPGAIATPINHDAWDTQAHLQELLKLIPEKRIGQVEDIGKAAVFLASDDADYINGTTLFVDGGMTLYPGFEDNG
- a CDS encoding TMEM175 family protein; this encodes MSETKATSLEHQKETVRVETFSDGVFCIAITLLSIEIGVEVTGHTTDKDLTEALISKWPICLAYVISFVNVLLAWIGHHGLFKNLRDTDNAVMISNGLLLMLVALVPFPTKTLGMFLITDALKTAVIFYTGYFVLISIAFKLLWYTASRNKNLLVHGITDAQINQTTKSENIGLVCNIIIMLVAFINPWISLLLSFVMWIYWIWIA